The sequence TTAGATTGCCTACGACGACAGATCTTGAAAACTTAGGATGCTCAGGAGGCACATGCGGATAAGCCAGCTTTTTGCCAGCCCAATATTCAGGATAATATCTCACTTCATCTTTTATCTTAAACCTTTCTGCTCTAACACCCAATAGGGATACCTCCAGATCTATAATTAGCATCTGGAATAGAATTTATAAGTTTTAAGTTAAATAAGGGAGGTATTCATTAGTAGCGATGAAAATGAAAATTTATGACAATATTTTTGAGAATTACATGTACGCGTAGCGGCGATTAGATTTTAAGAAAACACTTAAGTACTGCTTTTTATAATAAAGTTGTGTGCAGGCAGCATTACTAGAGTGTAGAAATTTAACTAAAAAATTTGGTGGTTTAGTCGCTCTTGATGATTTTAATTGTATAGTTAAAGAAAATGAGATTGTAGGATTAGTCGGTCCTAATGGGTCAGGGAAAACAACATTTTTAAATTTAGTGGTTGGTGTTTACCCACCCTCTAATGGTGTTATACTTTTTAGAGGAGAAAAAATAACTGGTTTACCGCCAAATAAAATAATAAAACTAGGAATCGCAAAAACGAACCAGATTCCCAAACCTTTCTTTAACTTAACAGTTTTAGAGAATGTTATTATGGGAGGCATTTTTGGGAGTAATATGCGAAAAGAGGACGCTGAGAAAAACGCTAATGAATTATTAGAGTTTGTAGGCTTATCACATGTTAAGAATGAGTTCCCGGAAAAATTAACAGGGGTTCAGCTAAAGCTGCTTGAATTAGCAAGAGCATTAAATGCAAGGCCGAAGTTACTGCTATTAGACGAAATTGCTGCTGGCGTAAGCGAGTTAGAAATTAAGCAAATTCAATCTCTAATAAGACGAATAAATGAGGAATGGAATGTATCTATAATTTGGGTTGAGCATATAATAGAAGCTGTTAGTGAAACCTGTGATAAACTTATTTGTTTAAATGAGGGAAGAAAAATAGCTGAAGGGGAGCCACATAAAGTATTAAGATGTGATGAAGTAGTAAAGGCGTATTTGGGTGATTGGATATGTTGACGGTCGATAACATAGATGTGTTTTATGGGCCACTCCAGGTTTTATATGATGTAAGTTTAAAAGTTAATGAGGGGGAAATAGTTTTTCTTGGAGGACAAAATTCTGCTGGAAAGACAACAACTATAAAGACTATAGGGGGCTTACTTCACCCTAAAAAAGGCAGCATTAAATATAAAGGCAAAAATATTGAAAAATTGGAGGCTCATGAAATTACAAAAATGGGGATTGTTTGTCTTTTGGAGAGAAAAAGAGTTTTTCCATATTTAACAGTTCTAGAGAATTTACAGGCTGCTGCTTCGACTTCTGAGGCTAGAGAAAGGTTTAAAGAGACCCTAGAAGAAGTTTTTGAAGTTTTTCCAATCTTAAAAGAGAGGAAAAAACAGATAGCGGGCACTTTAAGTGGTGGTGAACAGCAAATGTTGGCTATTGCCCGTGCTTTAATATTAAGACCTAAACTTTGTCTATTTGATGAAGTATCCTTAGGGCTAAGTCCAAAGATCACATCCCAGATCTATAAAATTATAGAGGATCTAAGATCAGAGAGAGGAATCACATTTTTAATAGTGGATCAAAATTTGCGTATGGCCATGAAGATATGTGATAGATTATACATAATGAGGAAGGGAAAAATCGTTTGGGAAGGAAATCGTGAACAGGCTGATGAGGAAGAGATTAGAAGAGCTTATTTTGGGCAGTAATTAAGCGTTATGGAATTTTTAAGTTAAATCTTTTTTGTAGTCTTCCAATTAAGCCCTCAGGGCAAAAGACTATGATCACTATCATTATAACTCCTAATATAACTAGGTGAAGTGTATAGTAAACGGCGAGGAAATGCGATAATGCTACCATTATCGCTGAGCCAATAAACGGTCCAAAAAATGTTCCTCTTCCACCAATCAAAGTAATTATCAAAGCCTCTATTGACAATGCCACACTAAAGATAGTGTATGGTTCTATATGAAGAGTGTATAGCGCTAATAAACCTCCTATAATGGACGTGAAGAAAGCATGTAGAATAAATGCGTATACCTTATATCGGTAAGTGTTAATGCCAACTAATTCGCTTGCATCTTCATCGCTTCTAATGCACCTTAGAGCCCATCCCATTTTGGACGTTACAATCTTAAACATTGTGAAGCATGATATGAGACCGATGGTTAACGATAGATAATAAAGATATATTGTTGAATAGTATGGTGGAGGAGAGTGGATATGCAAGCCCCAGCTTCCACCAAAATAAGGAAGTCTTATTATCAATAGCTTTAAAATTTCCCCGAGAGCCAATGTTCCTATTGTAAAATATACACCTCTAAGTCTAAACAGTGGTTTGGATAGAAGAAATGCTAAACATACAGAGATTCCACCGCCGATAATTAGCCCAAGTTCAATAGGCACTCCACTAAAATATAATAAAAAAGTGGTATAGGCACCTATGCCAGCAAACGCTCCCTGTCCCAAGCTGATTAAGTTGCAATAACCTCCGGCTAAATTCCAACTATGGGACAATGTTAAGTACACAAAGAAATAGAAGGTTAAAACGATTGTATATGGGGCAACGATCCTGGGAAGCGAAAATAAAAGTGCGCATATTACTAGGGTTATTAAGATTGTTAACGTTCTAGTTCCCTGTTTATTCTTATTAAAGTACATACCGTCCAAAGAGCCCCCTTGGTTTAATCAGAAGCATAATTAAGAAAACTATATAGCTTATGAGCAAATGAACCCCTGAACCGAAGAAATATGCACCAATAGAACCAGCGATTCCTATTATTATTCCTCCAACGAGGCAGCCGAAAATGCTGCCCAGTCCACCTAACACGACAACAGTTAATGCGATTAAGAGATAGTTTATTCCGCTTACGGGATTAAAAGTAAACATTAGTGCCACCATTACTCCGGATAATCCGCAACTTAAAAATGCAAGGCCGAATGCTATTTGACCCATAAAACTAACATTTATTCCGCATGTACATGCAATTTCAGGATCCTGAGAAATTGTTCGTATCGCTATTCCTATTTTAGTTTTAGTTAAGAATATATGCAGTATGAAGATCACTACAAGCCCAGTGATTCCTCCAATTAAATATGTCGGAGGAATAGATGTTCCGAAAATTTTAATTGGAGAAGCCAAATGTTCAAGTGTTATTGATCGTTGCGTTGGTAGCCATAATAGAAGCCCGATGTTTTGTAAAATTGTTGAGATCGCGATGAACAAAAGTAGTACTCCTTCTGGGCTACTTTTAGCCGAATACTTTAATAATATTTTATATAGAAAGAAGCCGACAAAAAAGAAAACTGGCAATATTATAAGCAATGACAAGAATGGATCAAAACTAAATAACCTAAACAGGAAGTAACAGAAGTATGAAGCGAAGATTAGGATCTCTCCGTGAGCTAGATTTAACATCTTTGTGAAGCCGAGCGAAAACGAGAAACCACTAGCTATTAGAGCGTAAATGCAGCCAAAGATTATCCCGCTAATTAGTGCGTCTATAAACATAGGATCTCCTGTTTTTAACTCAAATCTCTCTTATAATTTTCTTAGAATGCACTATTAAATTTTTTCTAGTGTTCATGATCCGGGAATAAAATTTATAGTTTAATTAATTGGACATTTTAACGCTCCATTTTAAGCCATGGGTGAAGTTCCTTTAGTTTCTGCATGGCTTCCTTAACCTTCTCCTCTGGATACTCGTAAGGGTAATAGCTTTCCGGAAAGGTAGTCGCTGAAGGCTCGCATGCCGAAGTAGCCGTGCCCGCATAGTAGAATAATATAGTTTTTCTTCTCCGATTTTCTTGCACCTTAATGCTTCATCTATAACAGCTTTTATTGCATGGCTTGGTTCTGGAGCTGATAGAGCTTCATAGAAAGATAATATAGAGATCGAGAGAAAAAGATAACGTTTCTCATTAATAAAATAGGTCAAATAAAATTTGAGGTAGAAGTGATGAAACTTCCAGAGAAACCGGAGATAACCGTTAAGAGTGGAAGCGCCTCCATTATTCATCAATGCTTATCACTTAGATAGTTTTTGTTAATTGGCGAAAAAGCTATATTCAGTAGATGCGAAGTTTTTGCTATGTTAGTCTTTAACGGTTTTCTAACTTTTGTATCCATTCCACTTTTCAACTTCGACTAAGCATGAATTGGGAGCCATGCCGCATGCGTTCTTAGAGATGAATCTTGAGGGGGTCAGTAGGTTCAGGCACCCGCCCCTATCTATTGATCTTAGATCACCCGGTTCGCCAATAGGATCATAAACTCCACATGACTCCCATCCATGCACGACGCCCGGTCTGACCCTGTGCGTTACCCTCGCTACACAGAGGACCGATCCCCTATCGTTGTACACTCTAACTATATCGCCATCCCTAATGCCGCGTGGTTCGGCATCTTTCGGATTTATCCTAATAATCCAGTAATACCATCCATCTTCCTTAAGAACTCTATGCTCAGGAATTTCGTTTATCCATGTTCCCTTCCCATCATAATGGGTATGGTAGGAGAACCTTGGATGCGGCGTAATCAACTGTAATGGATACTTTTTAGCCTTCTCGCTTAGATGACCCTCCCACGATGGGATAAAGCGCGGTAGCGGCGGTCTCTCCTCATCATTAGGGTCGAAGCGCATGAGGGTCTGCGAAACAAGCTCTATTTTTCCAGATGGTGTTGCTAGGCCCACCCGATTAATTGGGGTGTCACGTGGTGTCGGGCCCCAATCTGGGGTATCTCTAGGCCTACCCTCATAGAACCAGCGGAAGGCGGGGGTGGACCTATATGGCTTAGGCAATGGGACAACAAAATAGCCCTTCCTCTTAAACTCCTCCCAAGAAATATACTTGGGTAAATCGCTGATGTCAAACATTCTTCTAGCCCAATCTAATTCCGTCATGCCTCCCTCAGTAAACTCATCATAGAATCCTAGCCTTTTAGCCAGCTCCGCGAATATTTGATAATCACTCTTAGACTCGCCCAGCGGCTCAATACACTTCATCTGCAAAACTATCACTCTGTGATTGTTTCCACAGGATGAGTGTGGAATATAGCCGGAGCAGTTGGCCCACTCAGCTATATCCCAGCGCTCAAAATTCGTGCAAGCAGGCAATATGATATCCGCAAACCTTGTCTCCGTTTCATTTATGAACATTGTCTGATTTACGACAAATTCCAATTTTGGGCTCCTATACATTTGAGCCCATCTATTCGTCTCCGTCATCGTGCCAATATACGATCCGCCATACCTATATAACATTCTTACTTCGCTAAGGCCTTTGGCAGGGTATGTAAGAGACTTGAATTGACTCTCCGTAGACTCGCTAGCCCTAGATTTCCATTCTACCGGTGGGTTCAGTATTGCCTCTGGAAGCTTTAATCGAGGCAGAGACTGGATGCGGCAGAGGGTAGGTTTCTTAACCATCCCCCTCCCCAACAGCTCATAGGCTGCAGCCGTCTTATCTGGATCCCCGCAGATCCCGCCTTCAGCGTATCCTGGGAAGTAGAAGTTTGCGTTGAAGGGTGCTC is a genomic window of Candidatus Bathyarchaeia archaeon containing:
- a CDS encoding ABC transporter ATP-binding protein, with translation MLTVDNIDVFYGPLQVLYDVSLKVNEGEIVFLGGQNSAGKTTTIKTIGGLLHPKKGSIKYKGKNIEKLEAHEITKMGIVCLLERKRVFPYLTVLENLQAAASTSEARERFKETLEEVFEVFPILKERKKQIAGTLSGGEQQMLAIARALILRPKLCLFDEVSLGLSPKITSQIYKIIEDLRSERGITFLIVDQNLRMAMKICDRLYIMRKGKIVWEGNREQADEEEIRRAYFGQ
- a CDS encoding ABC transporter ATP-binding protein, which codes for MQAALLECRNLTKKFGGLVALDDFNCIVKENEIVGLVGPNGSGKTTFLNLVVGVYPPSNGVILFRGEKITGLPPNKIIKLGIAKTNQIPKPFFNLTVLENVIMGGIFGSNMRKEDAEKNANELLEFVGLSHVKNEFPEKLTGVQLKLLELARALNARPKLLLLDEIAAGVSELEIKQIQSLIRRINEEWNVSIIWVEHIIEAVSETCDKLICLNEGRKIAEGEPHKVLRCDEVVKAYLGDWIC
- a CDS encoding branched-chain amino acid ABC transporter permease, coding for MFIDALISGIIFGCIYALIASGFSFSLGFTKMLNLAHGEILIFASYFCYFLFRLFSFDPFLSLLIILPVFFFVGFFLYKILLKYSAKSSPEGVLLLFIAISTILQNIGLLLWLPTQRSITLEHLASPIKIFGTSIPPTYLIGGITGLVVIFILHIFLTKTKIGIAIRTISQDPEIACTCGINVSFMGQIAFGLAFLSCGLSGVMVALMFTFNPVSGINYLLIALTVVVLGGLGSIFGCLVGGIIIGIAGSIGAYFFGSGVHLLISYIVFLIMLLIKPRGLFGRYVL
- a CDS encoding branched-chain amino acid ABC transporter permease, whose protein sequence is MYFNKNKQGTRTLTILITLVICALLFSLPRIVAPYTIVLTFYFFVYLTLSHSWNLAGGYCNLISLGQGAFAGIGAYTTFLLYFSGVPIELGLIIGGGISVCLAFLLSKPLFRLRGVYFTIGTLALGEILKLLIIRLPYFGGSWGLHIHSPPPYYSTIYLYYLSLTIGLISCFTMFKIVTSKMGWALRCIRSDEDASELVGINTYRYKVYAFILHAFFTSIIGGLLALYTLHIEPYTIFSVALSIEALIITLIGGRGTFFGPFIGSAIMVALSHFLAVYYTLHLVILGVIMIVIIVFCPEGLIGRLQKRFNLKIP
- a CDS encoding molybdopterin-dependent oxidoreductase, with protein sequence YQGYESAPWRQWLKELGVKMVFIDPYYNHTAALFADKWIAPRPGTDTALALAIAHVWIKEGRYDKEYVETHVYGFEEFKKYVLGEEDKTPKTPQWAEELTGVPAREIRALAREWASKRTMLAAGGFGGWGGACRAAYATEWTRMMVALAAMQGLGKPGVNIWSTTQGAPFNANFYFPGYAEGGICGDPDKTAAAYELLGRGMVKKPTLCRIQSLPRLKLPEAILNPPVEWKSRASESTESQFKSLTYPAKGLSEVRMLYRYGGSYIGTMTETNRWAQMYRSPKLEFVVNQTMFINETETRFADIILPACTNFERWDIAEWANCSGYIPHSSCGNNHRVIVLQMKCIEPLGESKSDYQIFAELAKRLGFYDEFTEGGMTELDWARRMFDISDLPKYISWEEFKRKGYFVVPLPKPYRSTPAFRWFYEGRPRDTPDWGPTPRDTPINRVGLATPSGKIELVSQTLMRFDPNDEERPPLPRFIPSWEGHLSEKAKKYPLQLITPHPRFSYHTHYDGKGTWINEIPEHRVLKEDGWYYWIIRINPKDAEPRGIRDGDIVRVYNDRGSVLCVARVTHRVRPGVVHGWESCGVYDPIGEPGDLRSIDRGGCLNLLTPSRFISKNACGMAPNSCLVEVEKWNGYKS